One Candidatus Bathyarchaeota archaeon DNA window includes the following coding sequences:
- a CDS encoding type II toxin-antitoxin system VapC family toxin: MKKIVVDASVVVKWYVLEEDRSQALKIREDYIDGLVELAAPALMPFEVLNAIRYSSDRLDHGKLVEIAESISLYGFELHHLEGEYARLTASIALENGITVYDASYVALAKVLDTTLYTADERLLGKLKGDHSGVVRSLAEYPTC, translated from the coding sequence GTGAAGAAAATAGTGGTCGACGCTAGCGTGGTCGTGAAATGGTATGTCCTCGAGGAGGATAGGAGTCAGGCTTTGAAGATACGTGAAGACTACATCGACGGCTTAGTCGAGCTTGCCGCCCCTGCTCTGATGCCCTTCGAGGTCTTAAACGCTATACGATACTCGTCTGATAGGTTAGACCACGGAAAGCTGGTCGAGATCGCTGAGAGCATATCTCTCTACGGCTTTGAACTCCATCATCTGGAGGGTGAGTATGCCAGATTAACGGCATCGATAGCGTTAGAGAATGGTATAACGGTCTACGACGCGTCTTATGTAGCGTTGGCTAAAGTGCTTGATACAACCCTATATACTGCCGATGAGAGGCTTCTCGGCAAGCTTAAGGGCGATCACAGCGGTGTTGTTAGGTCTCTGGCAGAATATCCGACGTGTTGA
- a CDS encoding ABC transporter ATP-binding protein, which translates to MAAVEVQNLVKVFGSFKALDGLSFQVEEGEVYGLIGPNGAGKTTTLRILATLLLPTSGVVKIFDYDVVSEASKVRRIIAYLAEEAGAYRNLTGREYLSIIARIYFGSKEKAYKAVEWAVKASGLGDKIRDKVKTYSRGMKRRLQVARVFMVRPKLAILDEPTAGLDVIHANYIRRLIRDYAREYDATVVLSSHNMLEVEYICDRVALIDRGRIVAEGTPDELKSIWGVSNLEEVFVKVVGRG; encoded by the coding sequence TTGGCTGCCGTAGAAGTTCAGAACCTCGTTAAGGTTTTCGGCTCGTTTAAAGCTTTAGACGGGTTATCCTTCCAAGTCGAGGAAGGTGAGGTTTACGGGCTTATAGGGCCTAACGGAGCCGGCAAGACCACGACGCTTAGAATTTTAGCTACGCTCCTGCTTCCGACGAGCGGAGTGGTTAAGATATTCGACTACGATGTGGTCTCTGAGGCCTCTAAGGTTAGACGTATCATAGCCTATCTAGCCGAGGAAGCGGGGGCCTACAGGAACTTAACCGGCCGCGAGTACCTCTCGATAATAGCCAGGATATACTTCGGCTCTAAGGAGAAGGCCTACAAGGCCGTCGAGTGGGCTGTGAAGGCCTCGGGGCTAGGAGATAAGATACGCGATAAGGTTAAGACCTATAGTAGAGGTATGAAGAGAAGACTTCAAGTCGCCAGAGTCTTCATGGTCAGACCTAAGCTTGCGATATTAGATGAGCCTACGGCCGGATTGGATGTAATCCATGCGAACTATATAAGGAGACTCATAAGAGACTACGCGAGAGAATATGATGCGACCGTTGTCCTATCGAGCCACAACATGCTAGAGGTTGAGTATATATGCGACAGGGTGGCCCTCATAGACAGGGGTAGGATAGTGGCGGAAGGTACTCCCGATGAGCTGAAGAGCATATGGGGGGTCTCGAACCTTGAAGAAGTATTCGTGAAGGTAGTCGGCAGAGGATAG
- a CDS encoding alpha-glucosidase/alpha-galactosidase — protein sequence MKISIIGAGSMAFSTALIRDLALTKQISGSKVTLMDISEERLNAAFNIARRYSDEVGSELVIEKTMDVVEAIRDSDFVINVAFAGGYYNLELMIETAEKHGYYRGIDATDWNMINNYNIYTCYKQYQIALNIARTMEEYAPDGWLLQVANPLLEVTTMLLRKTKVKVVGFCHGFHGYAELARVCGLNPDELEFQVVGLNHDIWLTYLTKDGEDAYRYIDEWLEKDAENFWKTHILDLWEEQLSRAAADMYRRYGLYPIGDTCRSGTWVYHKDLKTKQRWYGPIGGVDSEIGWIIRRLRYRSQLERFYRIANDPTISVSKELGLTRSGEQFVDFIDSVTNGVERRLILNIRNNGIIPGIPADVAVEVPVYVSKERFRPEPIKTLPSSVVKFALIPRWERMEWALEAFDALSEGGKQAYREALVNILLADPRTSSLEQAISTVDALLKLPYYRGDE from the coding sequence ATGAAGATCTCGATTATCGGAGCCGGAAGTATGGCGTTTTCTACGGCTCTCATAAGAGACCTCGCCCTTACTAAACAGATTTCCGGTAGTAAGGTTACGTTGATGGATATTAGCGAGGAACGCCTAAACGCGGCCTTTAACATAGCGAGACGTTACTCAGATGAGGTAGGAAGCGAACTCGTTATCGAGAAAACTATGGATGTGGTTGAAGCTATTAGAGACTCTGATTTCGTGATAAACGTTGCGTTTGCCGGAGGATACTACAACCTTGAGCTGATGATAGAAACCGCTGAAAAACATGGGTATTACAGGGGTATAGACGCTACGGATTGGAACATGATCAACAACTACAACATCTACACCTGCTATAAACAGTATCAGATAGCGTTAAACATAGCCAGGACTATGGAGGAGTACGCACCAGATGGGTGGCTCCTTCAGGTCGCGAACCCTCTTCTAGAAGTAACCACGATGCTACTTAGGAAGACGAAAGTTAAAGTCGTCGGTTTCTGCCACGGTTTTCACGGGTATGCTGAACTAGCTCGGGTCTGCGGGTTAAACCCCGACGAATTGGAGTTTCAAGTCGTGGGTTTAAATCATGATATATGGTTGACCTATCTGACTAAGGACGGTGAGGACGCGTATAGGTACATAGACGAGTGGCTGGAGAAAGATGCCGAGAACTTTTGGAAGACTCATATACTAGACCTCTGGGAGGAGCAGCTCAGCAGAGCAGCCGCGGATATGTATAGGAGATATGGGCTTTACCCGATAGGGGATACTTGTAGAAGCGGCACCTGGGTCTATCATAAAGACTTGAAGACAAAGCAGAGATGGTACGGTCCTATAGGCGGTGTCGACTCTGAGATCGGATGGATTATACGTCGGCTTAGATACCGTTCTCAACTTGAAAGGTTCTATAGGATAGCTAACGACCCGACGATATCGGTGTCTAAAGAGCTTGGCCTAACTCGGAGCGGGGAACAGTTTGTAGACTTCATAGACAGCGTCACGAATGGTGTGGAGCGGAGGCTTATACTGAACATCAGGAATAACGGGATAATCCCAGGCATTCCCGCAGACGTAGCGGTCGAAGTTCCCGTATACGTTTCAAAGGAAAGATTCCGGCCAGAGCCCATAAAGACGCTACCCAGCTCCGTGGTTAAATTCGCATTGATACCGAGGTGGGAGAGGATGGAATGGGCGCTTGAAGCGTTCGACGCGTTATCGGAGGGAGGTAAACAGGCGTACAGGGAAGCGCTGGTGAACATCCTACTAGCCGATCCACGCACGTCCTCCTTAGAGCAGGCAATCTCAACGGTAGATGCTCTATTGAAACTACCATATTATAGAGGCGACGAGTGA
- a CDS encoding ABC transporter permease → MRLSRLTPLVEKEVKDLLRDPRIYIGLIVPVLIMPVIGLAMSTAMTSSIESVTREGVKVAVLDFDGTGVSKGFIRFINSSGLKVYRPSSKTVEDAVKELEDENIKVLIVVPDGFGSNITSYRRARLDLYFLVKTVGFGEAGLFSIVENVLNLYAKVLSESFISSMNSSVNPEEVREPLNTTSRTVIKGEVLNVPPQALFGQFFTGYGIMVPLVLTMVSVTVAQIAATATAVENEEKTLETLLTLPVSRYEILLAKLIGSTVVAVLGTLFFIIGFAVYFQSFFTVGGLTEGIPVSQLKLPPPPPETFLALSLSLLIAVFFTTSLGVIIGALSSDVRISNSLIGIVIVPIMIPAFLIMYGDVRTLPLGLQILVYALPPSYPMLIARDMLLAELPIEALYGIPYSAGLTVFLLLLTSRLLVPEKLLSLQYKILARRMKGRRSRG, encoded by the coding sequence GTGAGATTGAGCCGTCTCACACCTCTCGTAGAAAAGGAGGTTAAAGACCTTCTGAGAGACCCTAGGATCTACATAGGTTTGATAGTCCCTGTTTTGATAATGCCTGTCATAGGTCTGGCCATGTCTACGGCTATGACGAGTTCCATAGAATCCGTGACTAGGGAGGGTGTTAAAGTCGCCGTTTTAGACTTCGACGGGACAGGTGTCAGTAAGGGCTTTATAAGGTTCATAAATAGCTCTGGGTTGAAGGTTTACCGACCATCCTCGAAGACCGTCGAGGACGCGGTTAAGGAACTCGAAGATGAAAATATCAAGGTTCTCATAGTGGTGCCCGACGGCTTTGGGTCGAATATAACGTCTTACCGGAGAGCCAGGCTTGACCTGTATTTTCTCGTGAAAACCGTCGGTTTCGGAGAGGCCGGGTTGTTCTCCATAGTCGAGAACGTCCTGAACCTCTACGCTAAGGTCTTAAGCGAGTCCTTCATCTCATCCATGAACTCTAGCGTAAACCCGGAAGAGGTCAGAGAGCCTCTGAACACTACAAGCCGAACCGTCATCAAGGGGGAGGTCTTAAACGTTCCCCCTCAAGCGCTCTTCGGCCAGTTCTTTACAGGCTACGGGATTATGGTACCCTTGGTCTTGACCATGGTCTCTGTAACGGTCGCTCAGATAGCCGCCACCGCTACGGCCGTCGAGAACGAGGAGAAAACCCTAGAAACGCTCCTGACGCTTCCGGTTAGCCGCTATGAAATACTATTAGCTAAGCTCATAGGATCCACGGTCGTGGCGGTTCTCGGGACGCTGTTCTTCATAATCGGCTTCGCCGTATACTTCCAGAGCTTCTTCACGGTCGGAGGGTTGACAGAGGGGATCCCCGTAAGCCAGCTTAAGCTTCCCCCGCCTCCCCCAGAGACGTTCTTAGCCCTCTCCCTGAGCCTGCTCATAGCGGTGTTCTTCACCACGTCCCTCGGGGTCATCATAGGCGCTTTAAGCAGCGACGTCAGGATCTCTAACTCGCTCATAGGCATAGTGATCGTGCCGATAATGATACCGGCGTTCCTGATAATGTACGGCGACGTAAGGACGCTACCTCTTGGGCTTCAGATTCTAGTCTATGCTCTTCCACCGAGCTACCCCATGCTCATAGCAAGGGACATGCTCCTCGCGGAGCTGCCGATCGAGGCTTTATATGGCATACCCTATTCCGCTGGATTGACGGTGTTTCTGCTTCTTCTAACGAGTAGGCTTCTCGTTCCCGAGAAGCTCCTATCGCTTCAGTATAAGATACTCGCCAGAAGGATGAAAGGTAGAAGAAGCCGTGGTTAG
- a CDS encoding proline--tRNA ligase, with protein sequence MSKETFNVDKEKNFSEWFNRIIREAQLIDDRYNVKGFIVHRPWSMTMLKQIYRIYEDALERRGHKPVLFPTVIPEDNLYKEEEHVEGFRAEVFWITHGGDDRLDKRLALRPTSETAFYPMYALWIRSISDLPLKLYQSCSVFRYETKATKPLIRGREFLWIEAHDVFATEEDAYRQVEEDMEVAEEVIHKRLGVPFIFFERPQWDKFRGAVKTFAADCLMPDGRVLQIASTHYLGQNFSKAFEIMYLDSDGKRKHVYQTCYGPGIWRILAAVISIHGDNNGLVLPFEIAPVQVVVVPIPTKETKDVVEEYSRTVVDMLRSAGLRVEADFSDKTPGAKYYYWEMMGVPVRVEVGPREVEGKYVTLFRRDTRKRVKAPLEKMVETVKTLGDDILENLRKKAERFMNSMVFRAESMEQVQNLSKKGGFIIVPFCSIDYDGEECGLRLKQELGLEVRGVPLKNRVKPPEDARCIVCGRKAGEYVYLGKAY encoded by the coding sequence ATGTCTAAGGAGACGTTTAACGTCGATAAGGAGAAGAACTTCTCCGAGTGGTTTAACAGGATTATCAGGGAAGCCCAGCTTATAGACGATAGGTACAACGTTAAAGGGTTCATCGTTCACAGACCTTGGTCCATGACTATGCTTAAACAAATATACCGTATCTACGAGGATGCCTTGGAGAGGAGGGGTCATAAGCCTGTGCTCTTCCCGACCGTAATCCCTGAGGATAATCTGTATAAGGAGGAGGAGCACGTCGAAGGGTTCAGGGCTGAGGTATTTTGGATAACGCATGGGGGGGACGATAGGCTCGATAAGAGGTTGGCTTTAAGACCGACTTCTGAGACGGCGTTCTACCCGATGTATGCTCTATGGATAAGGAGTATATCCGACCTTCCTCTGAAGCTGTATCAAAGCTGCTCGGTATTTAGGTATGAGACTAAAGCTACGAAGCCTCTCATAAGGGGGCGGGAGTTTCTATGGATAGAGGCGCATGATGTCTTCGCCACAGAGGAGGATGCCTACAGACAGGTCGAAGAGGACATGGAGGTCGCGGAGGAGGTCATCCATAAGAGGCTGGGGGTACCGTTCATATTCTTTGAGAGGCCTCAGTGGGATAAATTTAGGGGTGCTGTTAAAACGTTCGCGGCGGACTGTCTCATGCCTGACGGTAGGGTTCTCCAGATAGCTTCGACCCACTATCTCGGTCAGAACTTCTCTAAAGCATTCGAGATCATGTACCTCGATAGCGACGGTAAGCGTAAGCACGTCTACCAGACGTGCTACGGACCGGGAATATGGCGTATACTAGCCGCCGTAATATCGATACACGGAGATAACAATGGACTCGTGCTTCCGTTTGAGATAGCGCCCGTACAGGTGGTAGTGGTTCCGATACCCACTAAGGAGACTAAGGACGTAGTCGAGGAGTATTCGCGAACGGTCGTCGATATGCTTAGGTCAGCGGGCTTAAGGGTTGAAGCCGATTTCTCGGATAAAACCCCTGGGGCAAAATACTACTACTGGGAAATGATGGGTGTACCGGTTAGAGTGGAGGTGGGGCCTAGAGAAGTCGAAGGAAAATACGTGACGCTGTTTCGAAGGGATACCCGTAAGAGGGTTAAAGCCCCTCTGGAGAAGATGGTTGAAACCGTAAAGACGCTTGGGGATGATATCCTCGAAAACCTGAGGAAGAAAGCTGAGAGGTTCATGAACTCGATGGTCTTCAGGGCCGAGAGTATGGAACAAGTTCAAAACCTCTCCAAGAAAGGTGGCTTTATAATAGTGCCCTTCTGCTCGATAGACTATGACGGGGAAGAGTGCGGTCTGAGGCTCAAGCAGGAGCTGGGTCTAGAGGTTCGAGGGGTACCGTTGAAGAATCGGGTTAAGCCTCCTGAGGATGCTAGGTGCATAGTCTGCGGTAGAAAGGCTGGTGAATACGTCTACTTAGGTAAAGCCTACTAA
- a CDS encoding NAD(P)-dependent glycerol-1-phosphate dehydrogenase has product MEFPRCVVMGAEALKHLPSIIRKLGLGSRIQVVSGSTFTLRIAEEICSKLTEWGFKTSLFSVESKPVTYLSVKKLARRLKNNGSTVVLGVGGGRVIDVAKLASAWLDKPFISIPTSASHDGIASPVVSFLLRLSVAENMGREYVKAKAPIAIIADTSIISKAPKRSLAAGCGDLIAKVVAVSDWLLARKVRGEEYSEYAAAMALMAANIVKAGADLIRTGGEKAVRTVVKALIGSGVSMSIAGSSRPASGAEHLFSHSLDLLSLKYGFEHAEHGMQCGVGTIMMAYLHKLDWREIRDFLVKVGAPVNAKQLGIEPEYVVEALTQAHRIRPRFTILGVKGLSREKAEEVASETEVI; this is encoded by the coding sequence ATGGAGTTTCCCAGATGCGTCGTAATGGGCGCAGAGGCCTTGAAGCATCTTCCATCGATAATTCGTAAACTCGGCTTGGGTAGTAGAATCCAGGTCGTCTCAGGCTCCACGTTCACCCTAAGGATCGCCGAAGAGATATGTTCAAAACTCACCGAGTGGGGGTTTAAGACCTCTCTCTTCTCGGTAGAGTCTAAGCCCGTGACTTATCTGAGCGTCAAGAAGCTAGCTAGACGGCTTAAGAACAACGGTTCAACCGTGGTTCTAGGCGTGGGAGGCGGTAGGGTTATAGATGTAGCTAAGCTAGCTTCGGCTTGGCTCGATAAGCCTTTTATAAGCATCCCCACGTCTGCTTCACACGACGGTATAGCATCTCCTGTCGTCAGTTTTCTGCTGAGGCTCAGCGTGGCTGAGAACATGGGTAGGGAATACGTTAAAGCCAAGGCTCCTATAGCGATAATAGCGGATACCTCTATCATATCTAAAGCCCCCAAAAGAAGTCTAGCGGCCGGTTGCGGAGACCTGATAGCTAAGGTGGTTGCCGTGAGCGACTGGCTTTTAGCTCGGAAGGTTAGAGGAGAGGAGTACAGCGAATACGCGGCGGCTATGGCTCTTATGGCCGCTAACATAGTCAAGGCTGGAGCAGACCTCATAAGAACAGGAGGAGAGAAGGCCGTTAGGACCGTGGTTAAGGCTCTGATAGGTAGCGGGGTTTCCATGAGCATAGCCGGAAGCAGTAGACCGGCCAGCGGGGCTGAGCATCTGTTCAGCCACAGCCTAGATCTCCTCTCGCTTAAGTATGGATTCGAGCATGCCGAGCATGGTATGCAGTGCGGTGTGGGGACTATAATGATGGCTTACCTGCATAAGCTTGACTGGAGGGAGATAAGGGATTTCCTCGTGAAGGTCGGTGCGCCTGTTAACGCCAAACAGCTGGGTATAGAGCCTGAGTATGTGGTGGAGGCTTTAACCCAGGCGCATAGGATAAGGCCGAGGTTCACCATACTTGGAGTTAAGGGGCTGTCGAGGGAGAAGGCTGAGGAGGTCGCTTCGGAGACAGAGGTCATATAG
- a CDS encoding type II secretion system F family protein — MESPKPSEKRRSRGFKPIVYALSIAVGLMITVYGVSTGLRGFDLRLLLLAALDIAVAPMAFFYTMTYRRIRLIDDMLPVLLDDLADLQDAGLNFIQAFEVCSSRNYGPLTKPLKKAVVLLSWGVEFESAMKKFAEEAGTENVRIVSAILSAAIRVGGDIKPVFRSLASFIREVESLNRERSSRVRPYIMIIYTTVFILLFTMWLIYNQFIASTGLPIPLGATAKTIMSVETYRTIAIDLAAFESVFSGLIAGKLEGTVKLGFKHILILLTVAIVFMALLF, encoded by the coding sequence TTGGAAAGCCCTAAGCCGTCTGAGAAACGGAGGTCCAGAGGCTTCAAGCCTATAGTCTACGCCTTGAGTATAGCCGTAGGTTTGATGATAACGGTGTACGGGGTCTCGACTGGTTTAAGGGGGTTCGACCTGCGTCTACTGCTTCTAGCGGCCCTAGACATAGCCGTCGCGCCGATGGCGTTTTTCTATACGATGACATATCGAAGGATCAGGCTCATAGACGACATGCTCCCTGTATTGTTAGACGATTTAGCCGACCTTCAAGACGCAGGTTTAAACTTTATACAAGCCTTCGAGGTATGCAGCTCTAGAAACTATGGTCCTTTAACCAAGCCTCTTAAGAAGGCTGTAGTCCTACTTTCGTGGGGGGTAGAGTTCGAGAGTGCGATGAAAAAGTTTGCAGAAGAGGCTGGGACTGAAAACGTGAGGATCGTGTCCGCCATCTTATCCGCCGCCATAAGAGTCGGTGGAGATATTAAACCCGTGTTCCGCTCGTTAGCGTCTTTCATACGGGAGGTAGAGAGTTTGAATAGAGAGCGGAGCTCCCGGGTTAGACCGTACATCATGATAATCTACACGACCGTCTTCATACTACTCTTCACGATGTGGCTGATATACAACCAGTTTATAGCCTCCACCGGTTTACCTATTCCTCTAGGAGCTACTGCGAAGACGATCATGAGCGTCGAAACGTATAGGACGATAGCCATAGACCTCGCCGCGTTCGAAAGCGTATTCTCAGGCCTGATCGCGGGTAAACTTGAGGGAACCGTTAAGCTAGGTTTTAAACATATACTCATCCTGCTTACGGTCGCTATAGTATTCATGGCTCTGCTATTCTAG
- a CDS encoding type II secretion system F family protein, with protein MKRLEGFLNIGYFVFRGRPASVFNPLVGRIRENLLRAYIRISPPVYAAGMFFWTLVSIPAAMVVAELIIGYVSFIPPMLVRVLTVTIIPITVFSILYFYPHYVAGSVKRRIERYLAYIVGCMSILASAEASIEQIFDFLAKEGEIFGVKDYARNVLRDISLLGLDALTAIEEEAMRCPSERFREFIQGYMTTFKAGGDMRNFLESSFKRVIESRRLYLTKLVDTLNLIAEVYITVLIVFPVIMVTMLTLMGLVGGLVLGFLNPIALAYVIIYLLIPVTATAALLILDMVLSGW; from the coding sequence ATGAAGCGTCTTGAAGGATTCCTAAACATAGGCTACTTTGTCTTCAGGGGTAGACCAGCTTCTGTCTTCAATCCCCTAGTAGGTAGGATCAGAGAGAATCTTCTGAGGGCGTACATAAGGATCAGTCCTCCGGTCTACGCGGCCGGTATGTTCTTCTGGACTCTTGTGTCGATACCGGCCGCTATGGTCGTAGCTGAGCTTATAATAGGATACGTATCCTTCATCCCGCCTATGCTTGTCAGAGTCTTAACGGTGACGATCATACCCATAACCGTTTTCTCTATTCTATACTTTTATCCGCACTACGTAGCTGGCTCTGTGAAGAGGCGTATAGAAAGATATCTAGCCTATATCGTGGGCTGCATGTCGATACTAGCCTCGGCCGAAGCCTCTATAGAGCAGATCTTCGACTTCCTCGCTAAGGAGGGGGAGATATTTGGAGTCAAAGATTACGCCAGAAACGTACTGAGAGATATTTCCCTACTGGGTTTAGACGCCTTAACCGCTATAGAGGAGGAGGCTATGAGATGCCCGTCAGAGAGGTTCCGAGAGTTCATACAGGGATACATGACCACCTTTAAAGCCGGAGGAGATATGAGAAACTTCCTAGAGTCCTCTTTCAAAAGGGTTATCGAATCCAGAAGGCTATACCTTACGAAGCTCGTAGATACCTTGAACCTGATAGCTGAGGTCTACATAACGGTGCTTATAGTGTTTCCGGTTATAATGGTGACCATGCTCACCCTTATGGGGCTTGTCGGAGGACTCGTCTTGGGATTTCTGAACCCCATAGCGCTTGCTTACGTAATAATCTATCTGCTTATACCTGTAACGGCAACGGCTGCGCTCCTAATCTTAGACATGGTTCTCTCAGGGTGGTAG
- a CDS encoding type II/IV secretion system ATPase subunit, with translation MVESGREGGRPRHVIRVWPINPPNAYAVLTMNPVTNEMVYEVQEPTLSEEEVKVLDEIKNHLIETLDVTFSSFKDEKDATEYLKERMRDVIKRYRLPVKENFEKLAYYIVRDFIGYGKIDVLMRDPLIEDISCNGVGIPIYVWHRDYESLPTNIKFDDERELDSFVIRLAHRAGRMITLANPILDASLPDGSRIQLTLGGQVTKHGSTFTIRKFRRDLLTIVDLIRLNTLSAEIAALLWFLIENRISVLVCGGAASGKTTLLNCLSNFIKPDLKIITIEDTPELQLYHKNWIRSVTRPAYISSAREITLFDLLKAAVRQRPDYIIVGEIRGEEAYTLFQAISIGHLAMATIHADSVIAAIRRLENPPMNIPRNLIAQLNIATVQTRVEKNGLPARRTKVVTEIVGLDYKTKDILMNDIYRWDPKTDSFVFTGRCITFERVARDLGMTISEAWREIERRKRILEWMVKRNIRRFDQVAEIIRSYAYSPDLVFSRVRVEESLDGDEGEPAS, from the coding sequence ATGGTCGAAAGCGGTAGAGAAGGTGGTCGTCCTAGGCATGTGATACGCGTCTGGCCTATCAACCCGCCTAATGCATATGCCGTCTTGACTATGAATCCTGTGACCAACGAGATGGTCTACGAGGTCCAGGAGCCTACTCTCTCTGAAGAAGAGGTTAAGGTCCTCGACGAGATAAAAAATCACCTTATAGAGACGCTCGACGTGACGTTTTCGTCTTTCAAGGACGAGAAGGATGCCACCGAGTATCTTAAAGAACGTATGAGAGATGTGATAAAGCGGTATAGGTTGCCTGTTAAGGAGAACTTCGAGAAGCTTGCCTACTATATAGTCAGAGACTTCATCGGTTACGGTAAGATAGACGTGTTGATGAGGGACCCGCTTATCGAGGATATCAGCTGCAACGGCGTCGGCATACCTATATACGTGTGGCATAGAGACTATGAATCCCTACCTACGAACATTAAGTTTGACGACGAGAGGGAGCTGGATTCGTTTGTGATACGGCTCGCCCATAGAGCCGGTAGGATGATAACCCTAGCTAACCCGATACTCGACGCCTCGCTTCCAGACGGAAGCAGGATCCAGCTTACACTCGGGGGGCAGGTCACCAAGCATGGAAGTACCTTCACTATAAGGAAGTTTAGAAGAGACTTGTTGACCATAGTCGACTTGATAAGGCTTAATACCTTGTCGGCGGAGATAGCGGCTCTGCTGTGGTTCCTAATCGAGAACAGGATTTCGGTTCTAGTCTGCGGAGGAGCTGCCTCCGGTAAGACCACCCTGCTTAACTGTCTCTCCAACTTCATAAAGCCAGACCTTAAGATAATCACGATCGAAGACACCCCGGAGCTTCAGCTCTACCATAAGAACTGGATTAGGTCGGTGACTAGACCTGCCTATATAAGCTCGGCTAGGGAGATAACGCTCTTTGATCTCCTTAAGGCAGCGGTCCGTCAGAGACCAGACTATATAATCGTAGGCGAGATACGTGGAGAAGAGGCCTACACGCTCTTTCAGGCGATATCTATCGGGCATCTAGCTATGGCTACTATCCACGCGGACTCTGTCATAGCTGCGATAAGGAGGCTTGAAAACCCACCTATGAATATACCGCGTAATCTTATAGCTCAGCTTAACATAGCGACTGTTCAGACCCGGGTTGAGAAAAACGGGTTACCGGCTAGGAGGACTAAGGTCGTAACAGAGATAGTGGGTTTAGACTATAAGACGAAGGATATATTGATGAACGACATCTACAGGTGGGATCCCAAGACAGATTCCTTCGTCTTCACCGGTCGATGTATAACGTTCGAGCGGGTTGCCAGAGATCTCGGTATGACTATCTCAGAGGCTTGGAGGGAGATAGAGCGGAGGAAACGCATACTCGAGTGGATGGTTAAAAGGAACATACGCAGGTTTGACCAGGTAGCCGAGATAATAAGGAGCTACGCGTATTCGCCCGATCTCGTTTTCAGCCGTGTGAGAGTCGAGGAGTCGCTAGACGGAGATGAAGGGGAACCTGCGTCATGA
- a CDS encoding YbhB/YbcL family Raf kinase inhibitor-like protein, translating into MRRSIVLTAVIVIVAATAVGVYFLTSQGEVDNPEELISDVELRFTLESPSFVDGAPIPSMYSHEAGDLSPPLSWSGAPEDAACFVLIVYDPDAPGGIFYHWLLYDIPADLDGLPSGVPHEETTAYGVQGRNDYGTIGYGGPYPPTGEEHRYVFLLLALDRELGLSPGSTAKQVLNACVGHVIAYAKLVGTYSR; encoded by the coding sequence ATGAGAAGGAGCATAGTCTTAACCGCTGTAATCGTTATCGTAGCCGCGACTGCGGTAGGCGTATATTTCCTCACCTCTCAGGGTGAGGTCGATAACCCGGAAGAGCTGATATCTGACGTCGAGCTGAGGTTTACGCTTGAGTCGCCGAGTTTCGTCGACGGAGCGCCCATTCCAAGTATGTACTCTCACGAAGCAGGCGACCTATCTCCTCCGCTTTCTTGGTCGGGCGCACCTGAAGACGCTGCTTGTTTCGTTTTGATAGTTTACGACCCAGATGCGCCAGGTGGGATATTCTATCACTGGCTTCTCTACGATATACCAGCTGACCTCGACGGTCTTCCCAGCGGGGTTCCGCATGAGGAAACGACGGCGTATGGTGTTCAAGGCAGGAACGATTATGGTACGATAGGTTATGGAGGTCCCTATCCGCCTACCGGGGAGGAACATAGGTATGTTTTTCTGCTTCTAGCCTTGGATAGGGAGCTCGGTCTCTCACCAGGTTCGACGGCTAAACAGGTTCTAAACGCCTGTGTGGGGCATGTCATAGCTTATGCGAAGCTTGTGGGTACCTATAGTAGATAG
- a CDS encoding class I SAM-dependent methyltransferase — MIVEVGCGTGKLLLKVAEKLKPMRIIGTDISRAMIKISKRNASESRDLVDLILSTGTLHHIRQPQKFFNERIRVLRKNGEAWIYEFSHDVECKTSKPSKDHAYFLGSPPHYTAYPEESSRRDTSRTLWKKADTSIGSAITRW; from the coding sequence TTGATAGTCGAAGTGGGCTGCGGAACTGGAAAGCTTCTTTTGAAGGTCGCCGAGAAGCTGAAACCCATGCGCATCATAGGAACCGACATATCGCGTGCGATGATAAAGATATCCAAACGGAACGCGTCTGAAAGCCGTGACCTCGTCGACCTTATCCTGAGCACAGGCACTCTCCACCATATACGACAGCCCCAGAAGTTTTTCAACGAGCGCATAAGAGTGCTCAGGAAGAACGGAGAAGCATGGATATACGAGTTCTCACATGACGTAGAATGCAAAACTTCAAAGCCATCAAAAGACCACGCATATTTCTTAGGATCTCCGCCGCATTACACGGCATATCCAGAAGAATCTTCGAGAAGGGATACATCAAGGACGCTCTGGAAAAAGGCAGATACAAGTATAGGCTCAGCTATAACGCGGTGGTAA